A region of Ictidomys tridecemlineatus isolate mIctTri1 chromosome 4, mIctTri1.hap1, whole genome shotgun sequence DNA encodes the following proteins:
- the B4gat1 gene encoding beta-1,4-glucuronyltransferase 1, with product MQMSYAIRCAFYQLLLAALMLVAMLQLLYLSLLSGLHGQEEQDQYFEFFPPSPRSVDQVKAQLRTALASGGVLDASGDYRVYRGLLKTTMDPNDVILATHASVDNLLHLSGLLERWEGPLSVSVFAATKEEAQLATVLAYALSSHCPDMRARVAMHLVCPSRYEAAVPDPREPGEFALLRSCQEVFDKLARVAQPGINYALGTNVSYPNNLLRNLAREGANYALVIDVDMVPSEGLWRGLREMLDQSNQWGGTALVVPAFEIRRARRMPMSKTELLQLYQVGEVRPFYYGLCTPCQAPTNYSRWVNLPEESLLRPAYVVPWQDPWEPFYVAGGKVPTFDERFRQYGFNRISQACELHVAGFDFEVLNEGFLVHKGFKEALKFHPQKEVENQHNKILYRQFKQELKAKYPNSPLRC from the exons ATGCAGATGTCCTACGCCATCCGGTGCGCCTTCTACCAGCTGCTGCTGGCCGCGCTCATGCTGGTGGCGATGCTACAGCTACTCTACCTGTCGCTTCTGTCCGGACTGCatgggcaggaggagcaggatcAATATTTCGAGTTCTTCCCGCCCTCCCCGAGATCCGTGGACCAGGTGAAGGCTCAGCTCCGCACCGCTTTGGCCTCAGGAGGTGTCCTGGACGCCAGCGGTGATTACCGCGTCTACAGGGGCCTACTGAAGACCACCATGGACCCCAACGATGTGATCCTGGCCACGCATGCCAGCGTGGACAACCTGCTGCACCTGTCCGGCCTGCTGGAGCGCTGGGAGGGTCCGCTGTCCGTGTCAGTGTTCGCGGCTACCAAAGAGGAAGCTCAGCTGGCCACGGTGCTGGCCTACGCGTTGAGCAGCCACTGCCCTGATATGCGCGCCAGGGTCGCCATGCACCTGGTGTGCCCCTCGCGTTATGAGGCAGCAGTGCCTGACCCCCGGGAGCCTGGGGAATTTGCCCTACTGCGCTCCTGCCAGGAGGTCTTCGACAAGCTAGCCAGGGTGGCCCAACCAGGGATTAATTACGCCCTAGGCACCAATGTCTCCTACCCTAATAACCTGCTGAGGAATCTGGCTCGTGAGGGAGCCAATTATGCCCTGGTGATCGACGTGGACATGGTGCCCAGTGAGGGGCTTTGGAGAGGCCTGCGGGAAATGTTGGATCAGAGCAACCAGTGGGGGGGCACCGCACTGGTGGTGCCTGCTTTTGAGATCCGCAGAGCCCGCCGTATGCCCATGAGCAAGACTGAGCTGCTGCAGCTCTACCAGGTGGGCGAGGTCCGGCCCTTCTATTATGGACTGTGCACACCTTGCCAGGCGCCTACCAACTACTCCCGCTGGGTCAATCTGCCAGAAGAGAGCTTGCTGAGGCCTGCCTACGTGGTGCCTTGGCAGGACCCCTGGGAGCCATTTTACGTGGCTGGAGGCAAGGTGCCCACCTTTGATGAGCGATTTCGGCAGTATGGCTTCAATCGAATCAGCCAG gCTTGTGAGCTGCACGTGGCAGGGTTTGATTTTGAGGTGCTGAATGAAGGTTTCCTGGTTCATAAGGGCTTCAAAGAAGCCTTGAAGTTCCATCCACAAAAGGAGGTTGAAAATCAGCATAATAAGATCCTTTACCGCCAGTTCAAACAGGAGTTGAAGGCCAAGTACCCCAACTCTCCCCTCCGCTGCTGA
- the Brms1 gene encoding breast cancer metastasis-suppressor 1 isoform X1 yields MPVQPPSKDTEEMEAEGDSATEMNGEEEESEEEHSGSQTESEEESSEMDDEDYERRRSECVNEMLDLEKQFSELKEKLFRERLSQLRLRLEEVGAERAPEYTEPLGGLQRSLKIRIQVAGIYKGFCLDVIRNKYECELQGARQHLELCLFQSERLLLYDTLQGELQERIQRLEEDRQSLDISSEWWDDKLHARGGSKTWDSLPPSKRKKAPLVSGPYIVYMLQEIDILEDWTAIKKDHDSAVHSQGSLGAAGITPRIHVFQQTSSWGCTDHSPVLLLGPTLPSSEPAQLWPQS; encoded by the exons ATGCCTGTCCAGCCTCCGAGTAAAGACACAGAAGAGATGGAAGCAGAGGGCGATTCCGCCACTGAGATGAatggggaggaagaagaaagtgaGGAGGAGCACAGCGGCAGCCAGACCGAGTCTGAGGAGGAGAGCTCAG AGATGGATGACGAGGACTACGAGCGGCGTCGCAGTGAGTGCGTCAATGAGATGCTGGACCTGGAGAAGCAGTTCTCAGAGCTAAAGGAGAA GTTGTTCCGAGAGCGGCTGAGTCAGCTACGGTTGCGGCttgaggaggtgggggctgagagAGCCCCTGAATACACAGAACCTCTTGGGGGGTTGCAGCGGAGCCTCAAGATTCGCATTCAGGTGGCAG GGATCTACAAGGGCTTCTGCCTGGACGTGATCAGGAATAAGTACGAGTGTGAGCTTCAGGGGGCCAGACAGCACCTGGAG CTGTGCCTTTTCCAGAGCGAGAGGCTCCTGCTCTATGACACGCTGCAGGGGGAGCTGCAGGAGCGGATCCAGAGGCTGGAGGAGGACCGCCAGAGTCTGGACATCAGTTCTG AATGGTGGGATGACAAACTGCACGCCAGAGGTGGCTCAAAGACCTGGGACTCGCTGCCACCCAGCAAGAGGAAGAAAGCACCTCTCGTCTCTG GCCCTTATATCGTGTACATGCTGCAGGAGATTGATATTCTCGAGGACTGGACGGCTATCAAAAAG GACCATGACTCTGCTGTTCACAGCCAAGGGTCCCTCGGAGCAGCTGGCATCACACCCAGGATTCACGTTTTCCAGCAGACAAGCTCCTGGGGCTGCACAGACCACTCTCCAGTGTTACTGCTGGGCCCCACTCTGCCCTCCTCAGAGCCTGCACAGCTGTGGCCCCAGAGCTGA
- the Brms1 gene encoding breast cancer metastasis-suppressor 1 isoform X2, which translates to MPVQPPSKDTEEMEAEGDSATEMNGEEEESEEEHSGSQTESEEESSEMDDEDYERRRSECVNEMLDLEKQFSELKEKLFRERLSQLRLRLEEVGAERAPEYTEPLGGLQRSLKIRIQVAGIYKGFCLDVIRNKYECELQGARQHLESERLLLYDTLQGELQERIQRLEEDRQSLDISSEWWDDKLHARGGSKTWDSLPPSKRKKAPLVSGPYIVYMLQEIDILEDWTAIKKDHDSAVHSQGSLGAAGITPRIHVFQQTSSWGCTDHSPVLLLGPTLPSSEPAQLWPQS; encoded by the exons ATGCCTGTCCAGCCTCCGAGTAAAGACACAGAAGAGATGGAAGCAGAGGGCGATTCCGCCACTGAGATGAatggggaggaagaagaaagtgaGGAGGAGCACAGCGGCAGCCAGACCGAGTCTGAGGAGGAGAGCTCAG AGATGGATGACGAGGACTACGAGCGGCGTCGCAGTGAGTGCGTCAATGAGATGCTGGACCTGGAGAAGCAGTTCTCAGAGCTAAAGGAGAA GTTGTTCCGAGAGCGGCTGAGTCAGCTACGGTTGCGGCttgaggaggtgggggctgagagAGCCCCTGAATACACAGAACCTCTTGGGGGGTTGCAGCGGAGCCTCAAGATTCGCATTCAGGTGGCAG GGATCTACAAGGGCTTCTGCCTGGACGTGATCAGGAATAAGTACGAGTGTGAGCTTCAGGGGGCCAGACAGCACCTGGAG AGCGAGAGGCTCCTGCTCTATGACACGCTGCAGGGGGAGCTGCAGGAGCGGATCCAGAGGCTGGAGGAGGACCGCCAGAGTCTGGACATCAGTTCTG AATGGTGGGATGACAAACTGCACGCCAGAGGTGGCTCAAAGACCTGGGACTCGCTGCCACCCAGCAAGAGGAAGAAAGCACCTCTCGTCTCTG GCCCTTATATCGTGTACATGCTGCAGGAGATTGATATTCTCGAGGACTGGACGGCTATCAAAAAG GACCATGACTCTGCTGTTCACAGCCAAGGGTCCCTCGGAGCAGCTGGCATCACACCCAGGATTCACGTTTTCCAGCAGACAAGCTCCTGGGGCTGCACAGACCACTCTCCAGTGTTACTGCTGGGCCCCACTCTGCCCTCCTCAGAGCCTGCACAGCTGTGGCCCCAGAGCTGA
- the Brms1 gene encoding breast cancer metastasis-suppressor 1 isoform X3 — MPVQPPSKDTEEMEAEGDSATEMNGEEEESEEEHSGSQTESEEESSEMDDEDYERRRSECVNEMLDLEKQFSELKEKLFRERLSQLRLRLEEVGAERAPEYTEPLGGLQRSLKIRIQVAGIYKGFCLDVIRNKYECELQGARQHLELCLFQSERLLLYDTLQGELQERIQRLEEDRQSLDISSEWWDDKLHARGGSKTWDSLPPSKRKKAPLVSGPYIVYMLQEIDILEDWTAIKKARAAVSPQKRKADGP; from the exons ATGCCTGTCCAGCCTCCGAGTAAAGACACAGAAGAGATGGAAGCAGAGGGCGATTCCGCCACTGAGATGAatggggaggaagaagaaagtgaGGAGGAGCACAGCGGCAGCCAGACCGAGTCTGAGGAGGAGAGCTCAG AGATGGATGACGAGGACTACGAGCGGCGTCGCAGTGAGTGCGTCAATGAGATGCTGGACCTGGAGAAGCAGTTCTCAGAGCTAAAGGAGAA GTTGTTCCGAGAGCGGCTGAGTCAGCTACGGTTGCGGCttgaggaggtgggggctgagagAGCCCCTGAATACACAGAACCTCTTGGGGGGTTGCAGCGGAGCCTCAAGATTCGCATTCAGGTGGCAG GGATCTACAAGGGCTTCTGCCTGGACGTGATCAGGAATAAGTACGAGTGTGAGCTTCAGGGGGCCAGACAGCACCTGGAG CTGTGCCTTTTCCAGAGCGAGAGGCTCCTGCTCTATGACACGCTGCAGGGGGAGCTGCAGGAGCGGATCCAGAGGCTGGAGGAGGACCGCCAGAGTCTGGACATCAGTTCTG AATGGTGGGATGACAAACTGCACGCCAGAGGTGGCTCAAAGACCTGGGACTCGCTGCCACCCAGCAAGAGGAAGAAAGCACCTCTCGTCTCTG GCCCTTATATCGTGTACATGCTGCAGGAGATTGATATTCTCGAGGACTGGACGGCTATCAAAAAG GCCAGAGCAGCAGTGTCACCTCAGAAGAGAAAAGCAGATG GACCATGA
- the Brms1 gene encoding breast cancer metastasis-suppressor 1 isoform X4 — protein MPVQPPSKDTEEMEAEGDSATEMNGEEEESEEEHSGSQTESEEESSEMDDEDYERRRSECVNEMLDLEKQFSELKEKLFRERLSQLRLRLEEVGAERAPEYTEPLGGLQRSLKIRIQVAGIYKGFCLDVIRNKYECELQGARQHLESERLLLYDTLQGELQERIQRLEEDRQSLDISSEWWDDKLHARGGSKTWDSLPPSKRKKAPLVSGPYIVYMLQEIDILEDWTAIKKARAAVSPQKRKADGP, from the exons ATGCCTGTCCAGCCTCCGAGTAAAGACACAGAAGAGATGGAAGCAGAGGGCGATTCCGCCACTGAGATGAatggggaggaagaagaaagtgaGGAGGAGCACAGCGGCAGCCAGACCGAGTCTGAGGAGGAGAGCTCAG AGATGGATGACGAGGACTACGAGCGGCGTCGCAGTGAGTGCGTCAATGAGATGCTGGACCTGGAGAAGCAGTTCTCAGAGCTAAAGGAGAA GTTGTTCCGAGAGCGGCTGAGTCAGCTACGGTTGCGGCttgaggaggtgggggctgagagAGCCCCTGAATACACAGAACCTCTTGGGGGGTTGCAGCGGAGCCTCAAGATTCGCATTCAGGTGGCAG GGATCTACAAGGGCTTCTGCCTGGACGTGATCAGGAATAAGTACGAGTGTGAGCTTCAGGGGGCCAGACAGCACCTGGAG AGCGAGAGGCTCCTGCTCTATGACACGCTGCAGGGGGAGCTGCAGGAGCGGATCCAGAGGCTGGAGGAGGACCGCCAGAGTCTGGACATCAGTTCTG AATGGTGGGATGACAAACTGCACGCCAGAGGTGGCTCAAAGACCTGGGACTCGCTGCCACCCAGCAAGAGGAAGAAAGCACCTCTCGTCTCTG GCCCTTATATCGTGTACATGCTGCAGGAGATTGATATTCTCGAGGACTGGACGGCTATCAAAAAG GCCAGAGCAGCAGTGTCACCTCAGAAGAGAAAAGCAGATG GACCATGA